The Sulfolobus acidocaldarius DSM 639 genome has a window encoding:
- a CDS encoding glycosyltransferase family 2 protein, translated as MNTFFLLIPGLVIVGILSLWNFLQGIYYLLGKSQKDDHKTTFNKHKKTFSIIVAIKDESKQVIESLVENLKRINYERYEVIIVSDDDESKFREYLEIKFPENFRLIRRESNSGGKAGALNFASRISKGDYLVFMDADARVNEDFLQRLNNKDYVACSLKIIIYDTSTSIQSYYAEFTEKVMDMMFKGRSKLGLPIFPNGSAFSIRRDTLLSIGGWKENAIAEDLELGIRMYLNDLKNLFYDDVVVFLKSPYTLMDLYNQIQRWSYGSSQLLKSSLKLLKKGIKGFEGLLYSQQWVIYPLFFTVLGVYGILTPVFNITQTYLLLLILIYGISVVFYSQVLNQKRVDIKILKTILDASITGYLKGLFGLKYKWRVTPKILDKGGRLIEDNNIPLISIPFYLISFFDASMGFVLSSIVILLVALIESF; from the coding sequence ATGAATACATTTTTTTTACTTATCCCTGGGTTAGTAATCGTAGGGATATTATCCTTATGGAATTTTTTGCAAGGTATATACTATTTGTTGGGCAAATCACAGAAGGATGATCATAAAACAACCTTTAATAAACATAAAAAAACGTTTAGTATCATAGTCGCTATAAAGGATGAAAGTAAACAAGTTATAGAGTCTTTAGTGGAAAATTTAAAGAGAATTAACTATGAAAGATATGAGGTTATAATAGTTTCTGATGACGATGAGTCAAAATTCAGGGAGTATCTGGAGATTAAATTTCCAGAAAACTTTAGATTAATAAGGAGAGAGAGTAATAGCGGAGGTAAAGCTGGTGCACTTAATTTTGCCTCAAGAATATCTAAAGGAGATTACCTAGTGTTTATGGACGCAGATGCAAGAGTTAATGAAGATTTTCTTCAGCGTTTGAATAATAAAGACTACGTTGCATGTTCTTTAAAAATAATAATTTATGATACATCCACCAGTATTCAGTCATATTATGCGGAATTTACGGAGAAGGTTATGGATATGATGTTTAAAGGGCGTAGTAAATTAGGTCTACCCATATTTCCAAATGGCTCAGCCTTCTCTATCAGGAGGGACACTCTATTAAGTATAGGAGGATGGAAGGAAAACGCGATAGCTGAAGATCTTGAACTTGGAATAAGAATGTATCTGAATGACCTTAAGAACCTATTTTATGACGATGTTGTCGTATTCTTGAAGTCGCCCTATACACTAATGGATCTTTATAATCAAATACAAAGATGGTCATATGGTTCCTCACAACTTCTCAAATCATCATTGAAACTTCTGAAAAAAGGTATCAAAGGATTTGAAGGCTTACTATATTCCCAACAGTGGGTAATTTATCCTCTGTTTTTCACAGTTCTTGGTGTTTACGGAATACTCACACCTGTGTTTAATATAACTCAGACATACCTCCTGCTCCTCATCCTTATATATGGTATCTCTGTTGTTTTTTACTCTCAGGTACTAAACCAGAAAAGGGTCGATATTAAAATACTGAAGACTATACTAGACGCTTCCATAACTGGATATCTTAAAGGACTGTTCGGTTTAAAGTATAAGTGGAGAGTAACTCCAAAAATATTAGATAAAGGGGGTAGATTAATCGAAGATAACAATATTCCGTTGATAAGTATACCGTTTTATTTAATATCCTTTTTCGATGCATCTATGGGTTTTGTACTTTCAAGTATAGTAATTCTACTAGTTGCACTAATTGAATCTTTCTAG
- the ppa gene encoding inorganic diphosphatase: protein MKLSPGKNAPDVVNVLVEIPQGSNIKYEYDDEEGVIKVDRVLYTSMNYPFNYGFIPGTLEEDGDPLDVLVITNYQLYPGSVIEVRPIGILYMKDEEGEDAKIVAVPKDKTDPSFSNIKDINDLPQATKNKIVHFFEHYKELEPGKYVKISGWGSATEAKNRIQLAIKRVSGGQ from the coding sequence ATGAAGCTTTCACCAGGTAAAAATGCTCCAGATGTGGTCAACGTTCTAGTTGAAATTCCTCAGGGTTCTAATATAAAGTACGAATACGACGATGAGGAAGGAGTTATAAAGGTCGATCGAGTACTGTACACTTCCATGAATTATCCTTTCAATTACGGATTTATCCCAGGTACGCTAGAGGAAGACGGCGATCCACTAGACGTATTAGTGATAACAAACTATCAGTTATATCCAGGAAGCGTAATTGAGGTAAGACCCATAGGTATTTTATATATGAAAGATGAAGAGGGAGAGGACGCTAAGATTGTTGCAGTGCCTAAAGATAAGACAGACCCAAGCTTTTCAAACATTAAGGATATTAATGACCTACCACAGGCTACTAAGAATAAGATTGTCCACTTCTTCGAGCATTATAAAGAACTTGAACCTGGAAAGTACGTTAAGATATCTGGATGGGGATCAGCTACCGAGGCTAAGAATCGTATACAATTAGCAATAAAGAGAGTTTCAGGAGGACAATGA